A region from the Candidatus Omnitrophota bacterium genome encodes:
- a CDS encoding glycosyltransferase family 9 protein translates to MTIDKTRIKRILVITLSNVGDIILTTPVIRALAKEFPGARIDVMVGPQGKEIFEKDPAVFKLIIYDKRMPLAGKRRLQLKLKSLKYDLVADLKNTIFPLLISPKFHTSAMQKFPKSLAHSRSRHMHRLKPLGIENALEQSYIYIPREDEEYVNRLLSEEGITGPIIVISPGAKSHLKRWTAEGFAKLADRLIRECKVNIIFIGAENDKEVVAGIMKKMKGRSCDFAGKTNIRQLGSLLKRSDLLITNDSAPLHLGCAVGTKVLAIFGPTDPRKYGPTGEFDVAIQKKLSCSPCESAVCKYNYECMKSVSPDEVFEAARMMLEGYE, encoded by the coding sequence ATGACAATAGATAAAACCCGGATCAAACGCATACTGGTCATCACTTTAAGCAATGTCGGGGATATAATACTGACGACGCCGGTCATACGCGCGCTCGCCAAAGAATTTCCGGGGGCAAGGATAGATGTCATGGTGGGGCCGCAGGGTAAAGAGATATTTGAAAAGGATCCTGCGGTATTCAAACTTATAATATACGACAAACGCATGCCGCTTGCCGGAAAGAGAAGGCTCCAGCTTAAATTAAAGAGCCTTAAATACGATCTTGTGGCAGACCTCAAGAATACCATCTTCCCGCTTCTGATATCGCCGAAATTCCACACCTCCGCTATGCAGAAGTTCCCTAAGTCGCTGGCGCATAGCAGGTCCAGGCATATGCATCGCCTTAAGCCGCTAGGAATAGAAAATGCGCTCGAGCAGTCGTATATTTATATTCCCCGTGAAGACGAAGAGTATGTGAACCGGCTATTGAGTGAGGAGGGCATAACAGGCCCGATAATAGTAATCAGTCCGGGGGCTAAGAGCCATCTGAAACGATGGACGGCGGAAGGTTTCGCAAAACTTGCGGACCGCTTGATCAGGGAATGTAAGGTAAATATAATATTCATAGGGGCAGAGAATGATAAGGAAGTGGTCGCCGGTATAATGAAAAAGATGAAAGGGCGTTCATGCGATTTCGCGGGAAAGACCAATATAAGGCAGCTTGGCAGCCTCCTGAAGCGGTCCGACCTTTTGATCACAAACGACAGCGCGCCTCTGCACCTGGGATGCGCCGTAGGGACGAAGGTCCTCGCCATTTTCGGGCCCACCGATCCGCGTAAATACGGTCCGACAGGGGAATTCGATGTCGCCATACAAAAGAAGCTCTCCTGCTCGCCCTGCGAAAGCGCCGTATGTAAATATAATTACGAATGCATGAAGTCGGTCTCACCCGATGAGGTTTTTGAGGCGGCAAGGATGATGTTGGAGGGGTATGAATAA
- the waaF gene encoding lipopolysaccharide heptosyltransferase II, which translates to MKKKILIVNVNWIGDILFSTPFIRAVREAYPDSHIACLLHPRCREMLESNTRLDEIIIYDEEGVHKSLMGKLKLILSLRKRHFDAAFILHRSFTKALITALAGIKERIGYPTKNRSFLLTTAVEEPLEETHKVEYFLNIARAEGIDARDTSYEFYITAPDRDFVKRFLRDIGVSDKDRLAAICPGGNWDPKRWPKENFARLADTMAERFGVKVVICGAAKDVALAEEIKKMMKDSPIIACGRTSLGQLAALFERMDIVVANDTGPMHLAVAAKAKVIALFGPTSSHITGPYGKGSYVTISRNERCEIPCYDFTCKDNSCMAAITVEDVLSEAEKMLAIDGARP; encoded by the coding sequence ATGAAAAAAAAGATACTGATCGTTAATGTCAACTGGATAGGCGATATCCTCTTTTCCACGCCGTTCATAAGGGCAGTCAGGGAGGCTTATCCCGACAGCCATATCGCGTGCCTTCTGCATCCGAGATGCCGCGAGATGCTCGAATCGAATACGCGTCTTGACGAGATAATCATCTATGACGAGGAGGGCGTCCATAAAAGTTTAATGGGGAAGCTGAAGTTGATACTGTCCCTAAGGAAGAGACATTTTGACGCGGCTTTTATACTGCACAGGTCTTTCACTAAGGCCCTTATAACGGCGCTTGCCGGTATCAAGGAACGTATAGGCTATCCTACGAAGAACAGGTCGTTTCTGCTGACAACGGCGGTTGAAGAGCCGCTGGAGGAAACGCACAAGGTAGAGTATTTCCTGAATATCGCCAGGGCGGAGGGCATCGACGCTCGTGATACTTCCTACGAGTTCTACATAACGGCGCCCGACAGGGATTTTGTGAAGAGATTCCTGCGGGATATCGGCGTGTCGGATAAAGACAGGCTGGCGGCTATCTGCCCCGGCGGAAACTGGGACCCGAAGAGATGGCCTAAGGAGAATTTCGCGCGCCTTGCCGACACTATGGCCGAGCGCTTTGGCGTTAAAGTAGTCATATGCGGAGCCGCCAAGGACGTCGCCCTTGCCGAAGAGATAAAGAAGATGATGAAGGATTCGCCTATAATAGCCTGCGGCAGGACGAGCCTGGGACAGCTTGCCGCACTGTTCGAGAGGATGGACATTGTGGTGGCGAACGATACCGGACCCATGCATCTAGCTGTCGCCGCAAAGGCTAAAGTCATCGCGCTTTTTGGACCTACGTCGTCTCATATAACGGGTCCGTACGGCAAAGGCTCATATGTAACGATATCGCGCAACGAGAGATGCGAGATCCCGTGCTACGATTTTACATGTAAAGATAATAGTTGTATGGCGGCTATTACGGTGGAGGATGTATTGAGTGAAGCGGAGAAGATGCTGGCCATCGATGGTGCGCGCCCATGA